One Hypnocyclicus thermotrophus DNA segment encodes these proteins:
- a CDS encoding DUF721 domain-containing protein, whose amino-acid sequence MDEIRINPVNEIVKLGIKQSRMLKESMIRAYYNKIVEPYFFENSMIIKLDNDILIIGVKNSIWLQEFTLKKNIILYKINKIFENNYIKNIRFEIKENINPEKIYEENFEKFEPEKINLKKEEIEKIEKKIEEYDEVIKEKIKNMMILSKKKEIYLKNHNYKKCKNCGIYFYSERDICINCFNQNKHKERKKLYNIIKNIPFIKYEDLTNTHITKEQFLDIRAKIKDEVRKKMMDGANNNNIKVYKKYARIYFMIETQNSNEKEIENLVNNYLKRLIY is encoded by the coding sequence ATGGATGAAATAAGAATTAATCCAGTAAATGAGATAGTAAAATTAGGAATAAAACAAAGTAGAATGTTAAAAGAAAGTATGATAAGAGCTTATTATAATAAAATAGTAGAACCATATTTTTTTGAAAATTCTATGATAATAAAATTAGATAATGATATATTGATTATAGGAGTAAAAAATTCTATATGGTTGCAAGAATTTACTTTGAAAAAAAATATAATCTTATATAAAATAAATAAAATTTTTGAAAATAACTATATAAAAAATATTAGATTTGAAATAAAAGAAAATATAAATCCAGAAAAAATATATGAGGAAAATTTTGAAAAATTTGAACCAGAAAAAATAAATTTAAAAAAAGAAGAGATAGAAAAGATAGAAAAAAAAATAGAAGAATATGATGAAGTGATAAAAGAAAAAATAAAAAATATGATGATATTATCTAAAAAAAAAGAAATCTATTTAAAAAATCATAATTATAAAAAATGTAAAAATTGTGGTATATATTTTTATAGTGAAAGAGATATATGTATAAATTGTTTTAATCAAAACAAACATAAAGAAAGAAAAAAATTATATAATATAATAAAAAATATTCCATTTATCAAGTATGAGGATTTGACAAATACACATATAACAAAAGAACAATTTTTAGATATTAGAGCAAAAATAAAAGATGAAGTAAGAAAAAAAATGATGGATGGAGCAAATAATAATAATATAAAAGTTTATAAAAAATATGCTAGAATTTATTTTATGATTGAAACACAAAATTCTAATGAAAAAGAAATAGAAAATTTAGTAAATAATTATTTAAAACGTCTAATATACTAA
- the gyrB gene encoding DNA topoisomerase (ATP-hydrolyzing) subunit B: MSYKAENIKVLEGLEAVRKRPGMYIGSTSIRGLHHLVYEIVDNSVDEALAGYCNNIQVNILPDNIIEIRDNGRGIPVDLHPKHNKSALEIIMTVLHAGGKFEKSGYKVSGGLHGVGASVVNALSEWCEVESRRDGGVFYQKYFRGKPVEPVKKIGDCYEETGTTVRFKADYEIFETLEYEFDTLKSRLKELAYLNKGLSITITDSRKDKEKSEYLKFEGGIVDFLSEITKEEKKIIENIIYIEGTKDDVVVEVSFVYTEKQRENAYSFVNNINTHEGGTHLSGFKTALTRVINDVAREQGYIKEKDGKFQGTDVREGITCIVSVKVPEPQFEGQTKTKLGNSEVTGVVSSIVFDYLKMYLDDHPNDTKNIVERILLSKKAREAAKKARELVLRKNALEVGSLPGKLADCSSKKSEECEVYIVEGDSAGGSAKQGRDRRFQAILPLRGKILNVEKAGIHKILENNEIRALITAIGTNIGDDFDIEKLRYSKIIIMTDADVDGAHIRTLLLTFFYRYLPELIENGNIFIAQPPLYKISKGKSIVYAYSDKQLNDILKTFDEGTRYNLQRYKGLGEMNPEQLWETTMDPDTRTLLKVTLESATEADRLFSVLMGDKVEPRREFIEEHAEYVRNLDI, from the coding sequence ATGAGTTATAAAGCAGAAAATATTAAAGTCCTAGAAGGATTAGAAGCTGTTAGAAAAAGACCTGGAATGTATATAGGATCTACATCAATTAGAGGACTTCATCATTTAGTTTACGAAATAGTAGATAATAGTGTTGATGAAGCTTTAGCAGGTTATTGTAATAATATTCAAGTAAATATTTTACCAGATAATATAATAGAAATAAGAGATAATGGTAGAGGAATCCCAGTTGATTTACATCCAAAACATAATAAATCTGCACTTGAAATTATTATGACGGTTCTTCATGCGGGAGGAAAATTTGAAAAAAGTGGATATAAAGTATCTGGAGGACTTCATGGAGTTGGAGCTTCTGTAGTAAATGCTTTATCAGAATGGTGTGAAGTAGAATCAAGAAGAGATGGTGGAGTATTTTATCAAAAATATTTTAGAGGAAAACCAGTAGAACCAGTAAAAAAAATAGGGGACTGTTATGAAGAAACAGGTACAACAGTTAGGTTTAAAGCTGATTATGAGATATTTGAAACATTAGAATATGAGTTTGATACTTTAAAATCTAGATTAAAAGAACTTGCCTATTTAAATAAAGGATTATCTATAACTATTACAGATAGCAGAAAAGATAAAGAAAAATCAGAATATTTAAAATTTGAAGGTGGAATAGTTGATTTTTTAAGTGAAATAACTAAAGAAGAGAAAAAAATAATAGAAAATATTATATATATAGAAGGAACTAAAGATGATGTTGTAGTAGAGGTATCATTTGTATATACAGAAAAACAAAGAGAAAATGCTTATTCATTTGTAAATAATATAAATACTCATGAAGGAGGGACACATCTTAGTGGATTTAAAACAGCACTTACAAGAGTAATCAATGATGTAGCTAGAGAACAAGGATACATTAAAGAAAAAGATGGAAAATTTCAAGGTACAGATGTAAGAGAAGGTATTACATGTATAGTAAGTGTTAAAGTACCTGAACCGCAATTTGAAGGACAAACAAAAACAAAATTAGGAAATTCAGAAGTTACAGGCGTGGTATCATCAATAGTTTTTGATTATCTGAAAATGTATTTAGATGACCATCCAAATGATACTAAAAATATAGTTGAAAGAATATTACTTTCTAAAAAAGCTAGAGAAGCAGCTAAAAAGGCAAGAGAGTTAGTACTTAGAAAAAATGCACTTGAAGTTGGCTCACTTCCTGGAAAATTAGCTGATTGTTCATCAAAAAAATCAGAAGAATGTGAAGTATATATAGTAGAGGGAGATAGTGCGGGAGGAAGTGCAAAACAAGGAAGAGATAGAAGATTCCAAGCAATATTACCTTTAAGAGGAAAAATATTAAATGTAGAAAAAGCCGGTATTCATAAAATACTTGAAAATAATGAAATAAGAGCATTAATAACAGCTATAGGAACAAATATCGGTGATGATTTTGATATAGAAAAATTAAGATACAGTAAAATAATAATAATGACAGATGCCGATGTAGATGGGGCACATATAAGAACCCTTTTACTTACTTTCTTTTATAGATATTTACCAGAGCTTATAGAAAATGGAAATATATTTATAGCGCAACCACCATTATATAAAATATCAAAAGGAAAATCAATTGTTTATGCTTATTCAGATAAACAATTAAATGATATTTTAAAAACATTTGATGAGGGAACAAGATATAATTTACAAAGATATAAAGGACTTGGAGAAATGAATCCAGAACAATTATGGGAAACAACAATGGATCCAGATACAAGAACATTATTAAAAGTAACTCTTGAAAGTGCAACAGAAGCAGATAGATTATTCTCTGTGTTAATGGGAGATAAAGTAGAACCTAGAAGAGAGTTTATTGAAGAACACGCAGAATATGTAAGAAACTTAGATATTTAA